In Rhizobium sp. N324, a single genomic region encodes these proteins:
- the glnA gene encoding type I glutamate--ammonia ligase: protein MATASEILKQIKENDVKFVDLRFTDPKGKLQHVTMDVVCVDEDMFADGVMFDGSSIGGWKAINESDMVLMPDTETVHMDPFFAQSTMVIVCDILDPVSGEAYNRDPRGTAKKAEAYLKASGIGDTIFVGPEAEFFVFDDVKYKADPYNTGFKLDSTELPSNDDTDYETGNLGHRPRVKGGYFPVPPVDSAQDMRSEMLTVLSEMGVVVEKHHHEVAAAQHELGIKFDTLVRNADKMQIYKYVVHQVANAYGKTATFMPKPIFGDNGSGMHVHQSIWKGGKPTFAGDEYAGLSESCLYYIGGIIKHAKAINAFTNPSTNSYKRLVPGYEAPVLLAYSARNRSASCRIPFGTNPKAKRVEVRFPDPTANPYLAFAAMLMAGLDGIKNKIHPGKAMDKDLYDLPPKELKKIPTVCGSLREALESLDKDRKFLTAGGVFDDDQIDAFIELKMAEVMRFEMTPHPVEYDMYYSA, encoded by the coding sequence ATGGCGACCGCAAGCGAAATTCTGAAGCAGATCAAGGAAAACGACGTGAAGTTCGTTGATCTGCGCTTCACCGACCCGAAGGGCAAGCTGCAGCATGTGACGATGGACGTTGTCTGCGTCGACGAGGACATGTTCGCTGACGGCGTGATGTTCGACGGCTCCTCGATCGGTGGCTGGAAGGCCATCAACGAGTCCGACATGGTGCTGATGCCCGATACCGAGACGGTGCATATGGACCCGTTCTTCGCTCAGTCGACCATGGTCATCGTCTGCGATATTCTCGATCCGGTTTCCGGCGAGGCTTATAACCGCGATCCGCGCGGCACCGCCAAGAAGGCTGAAGCCTATCTCAAGGCATCCGGCATCGGCGACACGATCTTCGTCGGCCCGGAAGCCGAATTCTTCGTGTTCGACGACGTCAAGTACAAGGCCGATCCCTATAATACCGGCTTCAAGCTCGATTCGACCGAGCTGCCGTCGAACGACGACACCGATTACGAAACCGGCAACCTCGGCCATCGTCCGCGCGTCAAGGGCGGCTATTTCCCGGTTCCGCCGGTTGACAGCGCCCAGGACATGCGTTCGGAAATGCTGACGGTTCTGTCCGAGATGGGCGTCGTCGTCGAAAAGCATCACCATGAAGTCGCCGCCGCCCAGCACGAACTCGGCATCAAGTTCGATACGCTGGTGCGCAACGCCGACAAGATGCAGATCTACAAATATGTCGTGCACCAGGTGGCCAATGCCTATGGCAAGACGGCGACCTTCATGCCGAAGCCGATCTTCGGCGACAACGGCTCGGGCATGCACGTGCACCAGTCGATCTGGAAGGGCGGCAAGCCGACCTTTGCCGGCGACGAATATGCCGGTCTTTCCGAGAGCTGCCTCTACTACATCGGCGGCATCATCAAGCATGCCAAGGCGATCAACGCCTTCACCAATCCGTCGACGAACTCCTACAAGCGTCTCGTCCCCGGTTATGAGGCACCGGTTCTGCTTGCCTATTCGGCCCGCAACCGCTCGGCCTCCTGCCGCATTCCGTTCGGCACCAATCCGAAGGCCAAGCGCGTCGAAGTCCGTTTCCCGGATCCGACCGCCAACCCCTATCTCGCCTTCGCCGCCATGCTGATGGCCGGCCTCGACGGTATCAAGAACAAGATCCATCCCGGCAAGGCCATGGACAAGGATCTCTACGATCTGCCGCCGAAGGAATTGAAGAAGATCCCGACCGTCTGCGGTAGCTTGCGCGAAGCGCTCGAAAGCCTCGACAAGGATCGCAAGTTCCTGACGGCCGGCGGCGTGTTCGACGACGACCAGATCGATGCCTTCATCGAACTGAAGATGGCAGAGGTGATGCGTTTCGAAATGACGCCGCATCCTGTCGAATACGACATGTACTATTCGGCCTGA
- a CDS encoding P-II family nitrogen regulator, whose product MKKIEAIIKPFKLDEVKEALQEVGLQGITVTEAKGFGRQKGHTELYRGAEYVVDFLPKVKVEVVLADENAEAVIDAIRKAAQTGRIGDGKIFVSNVEEVIRIRTGETGIDAI is encoded by the coding sequence ATGAAAAAGATCGAAGCGATCATTAAGCCTTTCAAGCTGGACGAAGTGAAGGAAGCTCTTCAGGAAGTCGGCCTGCAAGGCATTACGGTCACGGAAGCCAAGGGCTTCGGCCGTCAAAAGGGTCACACGGAACTTTACCGCGGAGCCGAATACGTCGTCGATTTCCTGCCGAAGGTGAAGGTCGAAGTCGTACTGGCCGACGAGAACGCGGAGGCCGTCATCGACGCGATCCGCAAGGCGGCGCAGACCGGCCGTATCGGCGACGGAAAAATCTTCGTTTCCAACGTCGAAGAGGTTATCCGTATCCGCACCGGCGAGACCGGCATCGACGCCATCTGA